GCACTACCGATAAATTCCCACCTGGAAGTTGATCTGGAATCGCAATCGGCCAGCTTCGATCATTTTGTGCCCCCATTTCGGGTAACAGAATCGACGAACGATACGAATGGATTCATGCTACTTTCCGACGGTCCGGACAAAGAATCGCTCGGTCACAGTTTGCGCGTTAAGGCGGAGCTGTTTGATGCCCTGTCGAACAACTCCGAAATAGATCATCCGCTTTGCGACGAGTGCACCGATACGCTGTTGGAGCTGATGGACAAACAGCTTAAAATTGCCGAAGACGAATGGAACGATTATAACAACTATTTGAAAAAGCTGGAAATGACGGACGACGTGCCAAACATTGAAGAATTGGAGCAGGAACTGACCGGGCTGAAGCTGGACGAGACGCGGCTGCTCGAGGAGTTAAGCAATCTCTCACGCGAAGAGCAATCAATACGGCATGCGGTGGATGAACAGGAAAAGGAGAAGCTAAGGCTCGAACGCGAAGAGAACAAGTACTGGCGTGAGTATACGAAACATCGTCGCGACGTAATCACCACCGAGGACGAGTTCCGTTCGCTCGAATGCCAGATGGCCTACGCACAGAGCCAGTTGGAAAAgttaaagaaaacgaacgtaTTCAACGCGACCTTCCACATTTGGCACTCGGGCCACTTCGGTACGATAAACAACTTTCGGCTCGGACGACTTCCTTCAGCGCCGGTCGATTGGTCGGAAATAAATGCTGCCTGGGGTCAAACCTGCCTGCTGCTATCAGCGTTGGCGCGCAAGTTGAATTTCAACTTCAAGCACTATCGTCTGGTTCCGTACGGCAATCATTCCTACGTAGAGATACTCGGCGAAGGCAAAGAGTTACCACTGTACGGTAACGGAGGTTTCCGTTTTCTGTGGGACTCTAAGTACGATGCGGCAATGGTCGCATTTCTGGATTGCTTACAACAATTtaaagaagaaattgtgcGAAGAGATccagatttttgtttgccgtacTTGATGGAGAAGGGGAAAATTGAAGATGCGTCGACGGGCAGCAGTTTTTCGATCAAGTAAGGATATCTTCCACAAATATGATCATATTGGTATTTGTAATTCCCACTAAACAAACTTATCTTCTAggattcaattcaattcggAAGAGCAATGGACCAAAgcgttaaaatatttgttgacGAATCTGAAATGGGTACTCACGTGGGTATCGTCCCAGTTCACCGAGGACAAGCGGTAGAATTTTAACACAGCTGGAATAGAGCAAATGCTGAGCAAATTGCAGAACTGTCGTGATTTTATTGCGTTCGTAAGAAGATATAGCGCGCATAGTTAAATCAGAATACATCCGCTATGTATTTTATACCTTTCTGTTGTGGTTGGCACTGAATAAAACAATGCTATAATCATTTAAAAACTGCCTTGAAACACAATCGTCTATGCACCACAATTGCTGCACAGTGGTGTACCTCCATCGTTCGTGAAAATACCGGTATTTTCGGAGCAAATCAGCTGTCGTAAAATTACCGCTGTAGATGGATTCCGTTCGTtaaatttttcctttgtttttttgtacggCATTCggacaaaaatttaaaacaggTAATAAAATGTTTCCTATTTTACCCATCCTTAGTATCATAATTGCTTTATATAAGCCCTCGAAggcgattgttttgtttttcatacaaaaacaTTAGTGAATGtaatttatgtaaatgaaaacaaaaatcagctgcgtttttcaataaaaaataaggatgatatttttaaaatacaattgaaggagtttaattctttttttaacgCTTAATTGTGCCAAAAATAGCTAGTATGGCATTTTGCAGCATTCTCGCTCTGTTATCGCTTGCGGTTTGATGCTTGTGTACAGACCGCTTAAGGCAGACCCGACCAACTAAATGTACACAAAACACCTAGGTGCCAACCTAGTGAGCCAAGTTTCGTTAAATTACACTTAAATCAACATTACTTTACCGGGTAATTTAAGGGTAAATCAAGAGAGAATTAGCAATCCTTAATTTACcctttcgagcagttttgacATGTTTACATTAGGTCTTTAAGGCATGCCGATTTTCCCTTTATTTGTCGCTTAATTAAACGGTAGAATAAGGCAAAATCTTTCACTGAACATGCACCGCGAGTAGAGAAAATGTTGTGAAACGTTTTAAAACCCTTTTTGAAGAATGAATAGCATAAAAAACACTATTTTACATGACGCATTCCGGGACGCCATCACACTGCCTCCACAACACACGAGCGAAAGATACAGCCGGacgaagcaaactgctcgaatggGTAAATTAACAGCGCGCTGTCTCACTGGGAGGTCGACACGGCAAATAAGAAGCGGTGGATAGTATTGTACTTCGTTAAGTCGTAGCGGAAGGAACGAAAGCGTACGATCAGTCTGCCGTGTGTAGGAGCGCCCAGCACCGAGTCTGCCCAATCTGGACGGTTTTGTTCTGCTTCCTCAGTGCGTGGTAAAAGGTCTGCTACTTagctaaaaacaaaccaacagtTATCAGAAATTTCTAACAAACGAGCACGCCGAAATATCGACGGAAACAAGCAACTGGAACAGGTGGCAGTGAATATAAATTTAGAACACCTTAAAAACTGCTGACTTCGTTGCAAATCAGTGTACCGGTTCGTTGGGCTGCATTTGTTGGTCGATAATCAGCGATGAAGCTTGTGTAGATTTGCTCATGCTTTGATACAGTTTTCTAAAGAAACCCATTGTTTTACCCCTTTTGCCCAGTTTGGTAAAGCAAAAAGTGGACAGTGAAAAATTTTGCGAGAAAATCTTTAGCGCCTTTTCGCTCCGATTTTTACAGCTTAGTATGTTTAACGTACCAAACTCGGCGCCTTTTTGCCGTTCGCAGTTTTATGCGACGCAGCAGAACGGCTGATGGATTTCCATCGTCGGGCCagaaatattggaaaatttgtttcctttaCGTAATTCTGACGCTCTGTAGTGTGCGTTGTGTATAATTGCGCATGTGTGCACGTGTATCTGGCCGTGTGCATGGCATGCGAGCGGGTGAATTTGCACGCGATTGTGTAATCCCGGCACTAGTGAGAATATTCTTGACCACTCCATTTACCAATTGAGAGCACATTTTGATTCCCCGTTTTCTGCCGCTGCACATTCCTGCTTGAATTGTTCTTAAAATCATAAACATATCGTAAAATGGCTTCGCACCCCCCCCGCAATCGGATTTTTCTCTCATCGCTACGGTTGGGCACGTGCTTGTTTTCGCAGTTGTGTTGTTTAGCCATTATTGATTCAGCAAAATTTGTTCAATgcgtcttttttgtttcgtcctGTGCAGAATTCCGCCAACGTCATCAGAAGCAGATTCGGGGCTTGCGAGATCGCTTGCGAAAAGGAGGCGTAGAAACAAACGGGAAGAAAACTCATCCTCTCACCGTCTATGTCCCCCCTCTTCTTCCCACCGCCAATATCCTGTCGCTGAGTGACAGAACAGTGTCGGTGTGGTAGTGTGGAAAAGTGTATTGTGTGTGTACGGGAAGGATTCGTCGCCTACTTCGCCGGTGAAACgctgtgcatgtgtgtgtgtttgtgcatatTTGTTGGAGCAAAAGAGTTGTGCTCCGTTTGTGCTCTTGTATAGTCGCGAGGTGCCATTTGTGGCGTGGTTCGGCTTCGACTTCCGTGCTGCTACACAGGATAACCGGTGCTTGCGCTAGTGTGGATGTGAGTGTATGTGGAGGCACCTGCCCGTTGTGAGCGTTTACTGTGAGCCGTCTTTCCTTTTATTGTCCCGGGTGAAAAATAAGCGCATTTTGTGACTGTTGAAAAGCGTGTACAGTGTTTGTGATAGCCGACATTTGGAGAATAAAAGCTTCCCAACTGCTAGCAACGTGTATTCTCCGTGCAAGAAAAACACCGCAGCTCCTGTTCACATTTTTTGCGCGTTCATTCAGTGATTGCTTCGCTCGGCATGGCCTTCTTGCGTACCGTATCGCGCTGCAATAGTCTGGTGCCCCGCAAGGTAACCTCCCCGTCTGCGCCCGGTAATGGATGTCTGACGTACTCGAAATCCGAACAGTTCCTGCGACAGTATGGTATGCACGCCGGTGGCAACCGGGGCCCGCTGCCCAGTGCTATTCTGGCGGCACTCAACCATCGGCTCGCCCTCGAAGGATACTCGCTCGATGGTGCCCGCCGCTGGCGATCGACTACGGTGGCGGCTGCCTCACCCGTGGCCACCGGTGCACGCCAACAGCAGGACAACAATCCTTCCACCCCGCAACGGGATCCACTTGACGTCAGCTTCAACGATCCGCACGCTGCCTTCAAGAGCAAAACGACGTTCGAGTTGATACGGGCGTACTTTGTGTACGTGCTATGCTCCTCGGAATTTCTTGTGGAAAACAACATGAAGGTAAGGACGCTCTGGGGACGGGTTTGGTGGAGTCCAGTGTTTCACGTGGCATTCGGAAGGCTCTCGAGAAGTCGAGGAATCGAGCAAGACTCGTCCAAATACTGCCTACGAAGCGAGTGTTTGCAAAGGCGACCAGCTGTCTTTCGATTGTACCTCATCAATTCTTTTACCTTTGGCCGTTCTAAACAATATCCCCATGATTGCCACATTCCCACACATAACATATTTCAAAGCATGCACACGAATTCCATCCTGCCCTGTAAGCTAACAATCGACCAAACAGAAGTTAAAAGTCGTTACGCCAAGCATGAAAAAGGTTCGTACGTCGtctttatgattttttttgtatttatttaaatttgtccTTTCCAATGTTTTAGGTGAGTTTGATGGCATTGTTTCATAACTGTTTCATACCAACACAAACGTATTTGGCTGATggtaatttattaattcatcTTCTCGTTGTAGCATTAtagaacaacaaatcaataGAAGTGGCTAATGTTTTCGCTGCGCACACCGTAACACTGAGCAAAGTTATGGCCTAGTGATAGGATGTCATAACATCCTTAAAACCGGATCCGCGATCCGTTGTTGTGATGCATGTGATCATCGGTAGCGAAAGGATATTTATGAACCAGCCCTGCCCTCGACGACACATTTAGAACAAGAAGCAACTACTTGCGGTCTGCCCCGCCTTGTAGCATCGGTTTTGGGCGGCTTTACTGTGCGCTCAGGCAACTGTTGCGATCGTTGCCCATGTTGCCCAGGGCAACAGAAACTGCACAACTCGTATTGCATAATCAACACCGCGATCGCTTACAAAGACGTTGTTTTGTGCAGTACAAGTTATACAGATTCGTTAGAATGTGGCAATGCTTGGAGAAACGTTGATGTGAAGCAAAGTTGATTAAAGATCGTTAAACTAGGTAGAGTTACAACTTCCAACAATTTCTCTACTTCTCCAATAGGCTTGCAGGAGTTGGaataatgtattattttctcTCCAACCTTTGTAGCAGTTGATTTGCTTTTTACCTGGCTCTTAGATACGGTAACGATTGCGTGGGCTGAAAATCACCTCCTAATGGTGGTGCCATAGCTTAAAAGTGTGTGCTAAATTTATACAACACtggttagattttttttgtttgtggtatTTTGCGAACACTCATAACACGCCACCGCCAGACGTGGCCTGTATTCCTTGACTATTCTTTGCAAAAGATGATCTATCTCTCAAATCTAATGTGCACgggcccacacacacacacatgtaacGGAAAACAGCAATCGATAGGAAGAACAAACCGCTCACAAAACATTGCCCCGTGCACAGCTGGGATCTAGGAAAAGTTGGCAACAAGACGATCAGCACCGTGCTCGCGTTTTTCGAAGTCTCGTGCTCATGTTTAGTATGATTCGTATGAACAggttgacctttttttttttttggtgcttcaTTCTAACATTCGTGAAAGAAAACACCCAACAGAGTGTGTATTTTTGGCAACATCCGTGGGTTGTTTCCTTGCTAGATTCGTTGGTTCACTCACTTAAGCTGTAGCAAAAGGTGGGCAGAAACAACTTCAGATGCGACTAGACGACGTCACGCGATTGCCGAAAGTCACGGATCATGTGAGACATTTAAGGGATCTGCAGTagtatgtgtgggtgtgtgtgtctgggtTTTTGGTAGGACATGATGTTTGCAATTGTAACTTTCGCCCATTAGTGGTTGTGAAGGTACAATAGTTTACCACTCAGGTATTTGTAATTTTTGCACTAAAGGCAATTGGTTCTCCATTAGCCTAAAGCGCACCTTCCACAAATTGATCAATTTTCATTCCCATTCATGCGTTTCTTCCTATGCGCTCAACACACTGCGTCGCGCACGACAAATGATTGGCAAATTGCTAAATGAGCAGTATCACATGATGAAGTCGCGAATGATGGTGTACGGTAGTGACGCATGAAGCACCGAACGATGGTCAAACACACCTGTCTACGAGTGTGGCACACCTATCAATGTGCGGCGATGGGGCGATTGATAAAAGCTGACGTACAATTATGTTAAAATTATCCTTTCGCTTCGAATTTCCGCTTTGAGagacacgcacaaacacacacacacatatattcCTGTTTTTCCGCCTTCAAAAAGCGCAGGATGTCTGGCGCCCTCTGTTAACAAACGCGCACCGTTACAAAACTAGGACAGACTTCATTTACATGCTTGTAGGTCCCATCCCCAGGAATCATTCAACTGCGTAACATGTACGCACacttggctttttttttgtcccgtaGGGTACAAGCCTGTTGTCAAGTCATACATGGGAACCGGAGAGTACACTTTTGGCAAAAGGATAACGTACCACTGATAAACAACCGTCCGCCAGGAGGATGGGATTGGAAAACCGAGCATCTATTTTTGGGTGCCCAGAGGAGCGAACCATATGGACGAAATGTGTCCCTCGGTGATCACGAGATCCACGCGTGTTCCGGAAGCCGTACAGTTTACGCACGACTAACTTAATTACTTTTGATAGTTGGATAATTTAGGGATATTCGAGCGTTATCCCAACTCTTGCGCTGTACAGCGTCGATTGGGGCCAGGTTGCTAACGCAGCGTGGCCAATATCTTGTATTACATTGAGTTCTCGCCTATCGTAACTGTGCCAAAAAAGGCCAATCCCCTTACTGGCACCGTATGCAACAGGGAAATGCAATCGAACGAGGGGGATTTCGAGTGGTTGTGATCTATATTTAAACCGTTGCAATGATGCTGCTACGAGCGGATCAATTTCGAGCCGTGCCAACAGCTGAGAAAATGTTCAAAGGGTAGTGACAGTTTGATCTTACCCTAGGACCTGCAATGGAAAGCGAGATTAGGATCGATCCTATTTTAACATGTTGTTTGATTGCAATTGTTTTACATGTTGCTCGCAACAGAGTTCCGAAGGCATACAGAACCAGAACCACTTCAAACCGGTGGAAATTTGTTCACAACATTCGCGGCACTTGGCACCTTCAGTGTCATTTTACGGTTAGATCTGACACATGATCACCTGATCGGCAGCCGATCTGTGTGGTGCAATGATAATTGAGGGTTTAGCTTTCTGtccatgcgtttttttttaagctacGAAAAGCTGATAAACAATTCTGCAAACAGTGGACGTATTAAGTTGTCGACCGGTGAACACGTTTCACCACCCGAATAACCtcgatagtttttttttgtgtgtgtcgcgATCTTGCGACATGCCTTGTGTTATCATGCCACAAACGGTGCAAACCGCCTCTGTCGTGGAGAACTCCAGTGACACCGCCTGCGGCAGATTTAATCCATGACGTCTGATGTGGACACATTGTTCCACTCCCGTCCCGACTTGCGTGCACGATTGCTTCAATGGCGCTAATTAAACGCGTTTAACGTGTCTAACGTGGCGACGATAAAGGGCAAAGCTTAGCCGTGCACATCTCACACCTTCACGCTGTGCAGTGGCAAACTTTTTGCGAGAAAATCTTGGCAAACGTGCAGCGAACACATTGTATCGCAGCTATTTACCAAATCTTACCACAAACCCGGCTGTGAAAATCGCATCGGCGATTGTCTAGTGGTGCACAACGAGAGCATTCGTTGATCATGATGGTTCAGCTGATAAAGTCGCAACCATAGGACACGATCGTTTATCTCGCGCAGGTAATGCCCAGGGAtgtatcattattttgcggAGCTGGATTTAGTGGACCATGTGCAGCGCGCAATAAAACAGCGCCTGACCTTGGCAATGCAAGCGTTCCGGTTAGCGTCAACGATGCGGAACCTTCGCTAACGAAGGTTTCTGCTAAGACGCTTGCGGTCTCGTACGATTGGGTCGCCGGCGCCGATCTACTGAGACCGATGACAGTATTTGTTGAGGGCGGCGTCTGTGTTTGTGCACTCACTTCCCTTCGATACCGCTTGCGCCATTCGTCACCATTTGCCGGGCACCGCCGTCGCTCTCAATGCGCCGTCCGATGGTTTTAATCCCATCTAGTGTACAACTTAGTTGCATAATGCATCATTGCACGTGGCACATTGCGATATGCGGGTGTGTGatgggggtggttttttttttctgctgctcaGCTGGCTCAGCTGACACACGGCACAGACACTCTCGCACACGCTACGTTGATATTGATCGCCGGTTGGAAACGTTACTGCCACGCGTGTAGCTATTGCAAAGTGCTTCATAAATTTCGTTTTGCCCAGTTCCATGATTCATCTAGCTGTTACAAGTTGGCCCTGTTTCCAAGGCTCTTTGGATTTAGTTCTAATTTTAGTCACATTGATGAATCAAATATTGACAAATTTTCTAAAAAAGATACTTGCACATCGATTTGTTTTAGGTAACGGATCGCTGGAATTGCTTGGCCATATTTTCATACAATGTTCTGTGTGCGATCGATCGCTGACAACCATCGCGTGATCGCGAGCTGTTGACGTTCTATTTTTCGTATCGCAACTTGCCAACCAGAGCTGTTAGTTTATTTTACGAGCCTCCAGAATATGCTTTTACGATCCGCGAATGCCGTAGCAGCCGAATGTCAGCGCGAAGCGGCCAAATTCACAAAGATGGAATACAAATTGCCATGATCTTGCGGTGACATTGAGCGAGCTGCGGTTGGATGAAACGAGACTAGCGAAATGGTCAACGGAGAGCACATGGAAGGAATTGAGGCATTAAAGTTATGTCCTAATGAGCAAGATTGCTTAGATTTCCGTAGCGAAGGCGTGCGTGCTGGTTGGCCAAAcggactttttttgtttgtttgaggaAGTGCAGTACACACCGCAAGTTTCCAAATATTGGTTTAGTGTATGACTTTTTAAAAGGCGTGTCTACTTTATCGTGAACTTTGGCAAAGATCATTAGACACTCCATTTTTAAAGATACTGATAGGAATAGTGAACCAGTGTCGTTGCTCTCTTGACAATCGAATGTCGTTAGTGCGAGCGTGGACTTAAAACTTAAATCCCGTCTGATTATCTCGCAAGCATGTTTTTTATAGTTGGTAGATTAACTCAAAAATGGGTTTTACCGACTTGATCCTGAGTTGAATGTTTAAATTCTACACAATCATCAGTCATTGCACGCAGTCGTCTGCTTTTCTTTGAAAACTACTGTTTAGTGCAGGCTTTAATGCCCCTTATAGAGAGTTAAAAAGAACTCCAATGTTAATTCTATGATCTCCGTCGATCAGGATATCACCGAAGATGGATGAGTCAAAGAAGTTGTACTGCACCTGATGTAGTCCAATGGACAAGAAGTTGTCCAGTGTTggacatttaaaaattttaaacgtAAACCGGCAGAATAAACCAATGTATTCCAATTTTGTTATAAGTCGCCAAAGTTCACCAGACGTTTACGGTTTCGTGGTCGATTGTTTGGCTGCATGCGCATACCCACCTCCAACTTTTTCCCTGTGTCCTCTATATTCTCATGTTATAACATAGACAATGTATATATCACACCTTATATCTAACAAGACATGCTCAGCTATATATTGTGTAACTAACATCTGACCAATGTATTCTCCTCTCTTTTTCTGTCTCTTTCTCGTTACGTTTCACTGTTGCCGGCTTTTGCCTTCTTTACACTTCATTTTGCTGCACGAAATTGGAACACAACCTTTCGGAAACAAAATTGCACCCAATTGGAACATTACGGAAATGCCCGATAAACGCTATGGCTGGTAATGATTCTTGCTGCATGTCATGGTGTGACCATCGACATGCGGTTACTCATTACCATCTAAACTGATCCGATGTCAAACTGTCCGCATGTCACTATCCATCATCTTGGATCctggaacaaaaacacaaaacattggcTTTCGAACCACATCGTACACCTATGCCGTCTATAACGCCAAACGTACCTACGTCCTCATACCTGTTCGCCCGAATGTGCCATACCTCGAACCATACATTGAACGATGATGATATGCAATGAATATTGGAAAACTCCAAACATTCCACATTAAACACACGCATGATGGGCGTACGTATATACGCAACGGAAATTGGAATTGATgcaaaaattatcaaaaaaaaatatatcacgCAAATTCGCAAAATTGGCACACGAAACATGACAAACttaaaacaccaaacacaaaatcatCCGTTGCGTGATGGCAATCGGTTGTGCCATCCTTTGTGCAtgtaatattaaataaaaaaaatcaaatatcatcatcaccaccttTGCCCTGCGCCTGTACCATATCACGCGGTACATCACCACCCTCCGCCTGTGCAAATTCGTCCAACCGTGATTACAGCTGATGAAAGTCGCGCAAACCATACTCGGCGAAAAGCTCTTTACGCTGGCAATGAAGTATACCTTCTATGGCCATTTCGTGGCTGGTGAAGATCAGCTCAAAATAGTCCCAACACTGGAAAGGTACATGTAACCGCTAACGATTAGTAGTATTTCTAatggtatttgtttttcttttcttttcctctttttgtatcttttgtatcgttgtttcgttttctttttctctttctttttttcccccattcctCATACACATTAtatatatcttttttttaaataataaattacatcaccttgtttacattttgtcCCACCGATTGGAATCCGTGGATTCGCTTCCTTTTAAACTATTAAATGTTTCTACTgcgaaaaacgaacaaaaacatgataaatgtaaaattttggtatacaaaaaaaaaacaaatccaaaccaCCCACATTGACGCGGATAAAATACGTATATGTAATACCCAATGCCAATGTCTGCCATCTGACGCAATAATGGATCCGACGACCGACCTGTGCCCGATCGACCAAAACTGCACGTTCGCTCCGTATCGGTCATATCGCGGGCTTCTGCGTGGATGCGGGGTCGGAAATCTGCGGGACCGCTTGCTTTGCCGACGTTCTTCGAACCGTTAGCTAATGAAACTGATGC
This region of Anopheles marshallii chromosome 2, idAnoMarsDA_429_01, whole genome shotgun sequence genomic DNA includes:
- the LOC128718960 gene encoding beclin-1-like protein, which translates into the protein MNDAKVSVSFSCQRCLQPIHIDDTFASLGEHTLAELALPINSHLEVDLESQSASFDHFVPPFRVTESTNDTNGFMLLSDGPDKESLGHSLRVKAELFDALSNNSEIDHPLCDECTDTLLELMDKQLKIAEDEWNDYNNYLKKLEMTDDVPNIEELEQELTGLKLDETRLLEELSNLSREEQSIRHAVDEQEKEKLRLEREENKYWREYTKHRRDVITTEDEFRSLECQMAYAQSQLEKLKKTNVFNATFHIWHSGHFGTINNFRLGRLPSAPVDWSEINAAWGQTCLLLSALARKLNFNFKHYRLVPYGNHSYVEILGEGKELPLYGNGGFRFLWDSKYDAAMVAFLDCLQQFKEEIVRRDPDFCLPYLMEKGKIEDASTGSSFSIKIQFNSEEQWTKALKYLLTNLKWVLTWVSSQFTEDKR